In one Pseudarthrobacter oxydans genomic region, the following are encoded:
- a CDS encoding alpha/beta fold hydrolase gives MDSEVRQLFLSTGIHVPCLIQGDASARPLLLLHAWGESRRSFDRLAPLLEGFRILAPDLRGHGDADKPADGYSLEDQARDVAAILDALALESAAVLGSSSGGYVAQQLAVMQPERVDALLLVGSPLTLQGRPAFADEVDALADPLDEDWVRQSLLWFPLGQAVPGWYLDDRVADGLKMPAHVWKSVLAGLCLAVPPTETGTIHAPTLILWGEQDGFLPRSQQELLAARIPGSVLKTYAGTGHVVLWECPEQVAADTRAFLAKL, from the coding sequence ATGGACTCCGAAGTCCGCCAGCTGTTCCTCAGCACCGGGATCCACGTGCCGTGCCTGATCCAGGGGGACGCGTCGGCGCGGCCCCTGCTGCTGCTCCATGCCTGGGGGGAATCGCGCCGGAGCTTTGACCGGCTGGCCCCGCTTCTGGAGGGATTCCGGATCCTCGCGCCTGACCTGCGCGGCCACGGAGACGCGGACAAGCCTGCCGACGGCTACTCACTGGAGGACCAGGCCCGGGACGTGGCGGCCATCCTCGATGCACTGGCTCTTGAATCGGCCGCCGTCCTGGGCTCCTCAAGCGGGGGCTACGTGGCCCAGCAGCTGGCCGTGATGCAGCCTGAACGTGTTGATGCCCTGCTCCTGGTGGGTTCGCCGCTGACCCTTCAAGGCCGGCCCGCGTTCGCCGACGAAGTGGACGCCCTGGCCGACCCGCTCGACGAGGACTGGGTGCGTCAGTCGCTGCTGTGGTTTCCCCTGGGCCAGGCCGTGCCCGGCTGGTACCTCGATGACCGGGTGGCAGATGGGCTTAAGATGCCCGCGCACGTGTGGAAGTCCGTGCTTGCGGGGCTCTGCCTGGCGGTACCGCCCACCGAAACCGGAACCATCCACGCGCCCACGCTGATCCTGTGGGGAGAGCAGGACGGGTTTCTGCCCCGCAGCCAGCAGGAACTCCTGGCAGCCCGCATACCCGGCTCCGTCCTGAAAACGTACGCCGGAACCGGCCACGTGGTCCTCTGGGAATGCCCGGAGCAGGTGGCAGCGGATACCAGGGCATTCCTCGCGAAGCTTTGA
- a CDS encoding isochorismate synthase MenF, with product MTSTFRTLTVPLDGKEFPGGLPAFLVRDDVLCWTRREAGLAGFGEIARFTATGPERFLEADIWWRHLVLEAEVIDTVELPGTGPVAFGSFAFSKTSAHESRLIVPEIVVGVRDGQVWLTQLTFDDGLLTEDGALAALDRWLAGGPAAAAAAPVAAGTTAAADPAGDGTMGGARAKAGGAVVRPLPLAAAATLHTGSLSEESWMAAVEAGVAEIRTGALEKLVLARDVVATIPSGVHASAVLRELAARYRECWTYGVDGLVGATPEMLIQVEGRTAQARVLAGTLDRRDAHGEDGLPMDYATRVLAGSEKQRHEHEIAIQSLTSQLAPFSEAMNAHDEPFILELPNVWHLASDVKAELAEIEGHVPTCLALINALHPTAAVCGTPTEVAGALIRKLEHLDRGPYAGPVGWLDAAGNGEWGIALRGAVIESPTSVRLYAGCGIVDGSQPEAELAETWAKFRPMLESLGISS from the coding sequence ATGACGAGCACGTTCCGCACCTTGACAGTCCCCCTGGATGGAAAAGAATTCCCCGGGGGGCTTCCTGCGTTTCTGGTCCGGGACGATGTCCTCTGCTGGACCCGCCGCGAGGCCGGACTGGCAGGATTCGGCGAGATCGCGCGCTTCACGGCAACGGGCCCTGAGCGGTTCCTTGAGGCAGACATCTGGTGGCGCCACCTGGTCCTCGAGGCCGAAGTCATTGATACCGTGGAGCTTCCCGGCACCGGACCGGTGGCTTTCGGATCCTTTGCCTTTTCCAAGACCTCGGCGCACGAATCGCGGCTGATCGTGCCCGAAATCGTGGTGGGCGTGCGCGACGGGCAGGTGTGGCTCACCCAGCTGACGTTCGACGACGGTCTCCTCACGGAGGACGGTGCCCTCGCCGCACTGGACCGCTGGCTTGCCGGCGGTCCCGCAGCAGCTGCGGCCGCACCCGTTGCAGCAGGCACGACGGCGGCAGCGGACCCGGCCGGGGACGGCACCATGGGTGGTGCCCGCGCCAAGGCGGGCGGCGCCGTCGTACGTCCCCTCCCGCTCGCCGCGGCGGCAACCCTGCACACCGGCTCCCTGAGCGAGGAATCCTGGATGGCCGCGGTCGAAGCGGGCGTGGCCGAAATCCGGACGGGCGCACTGGAGAAGCTGGTGCTTGCGCGCGACGTGGTGGCCACTATTCCGTCGGGCGTACATGCGTCGGCGGTGCTGAGGGAGCTCGCCGCGCGGTACCGCGAGTGCTGGACATACGGGGTGGACGGGCTGGTGGGGGCGACTCCGGAGATGCTGATCCAGGTTGAGGGCCGCACTGCCCAGGCCCGCGTGCTGGCCGGAACACTGGACCGACGGGATGCGCACGGCGAGGACGGCCTTCCGATGGATTACGCCACCAGGGTGTTGGCAGGATCCGAAAAGCAGCGGCATGAACACGAGATCGCCATCCAATCGCTGACCTCGCAGCTGGCACCGTTCTCGGAAGCCATGAACGCGCACGACGAACCGTTCATCCTGGAACTGCCCAACGTGTGGCACCTGGCGTCCGATGTAAAGGCCGAGCTCGCCGAGATCGAAGGCCATGTGCCTACCTGCCTTGCCCTGATCAACGCCCTGCACCCCACCGCCGCCGTCTGCGGGACCCCCACGGAGGTGGCCGGTGCGCTCATCCGCAAGCTGGAGCACCTGGACCGCGGACCGTACGCCGGGCCGGTGGGCTGGCTTGACGCCGCCGGAAACGGCGAATGGGGCATTGCCCTGCGCGGCGCCGTCATCGAGTCCCCCACTTCGGTGCGGTTGTATGCCGGCTGCGGCATAGTCGACGGCTCGCAGCCGGAGGCCGAGCTTGCCGAAACGTGGGCCAAATTCCGGCCGATGCTGGAATCGCTCGGCATCAGCAGCTGA